The genomic interval CATTGTATTCTCCGGGAGGCATAAGAATGCCTAGAGATATGGGATTTACGCATGCAACAAAAAGTGCGTCATGTTTATGCGCTATTGCAGAAATCTCCTGCATATCTTCAACGCACCCAAAAAAATTCGGGCTTTGTACCAATACGGCGGCGGTATTATCTGCCAGCGATGCCTCTAATTGATGCATATCGGTCGTTCCTTCAGGACAATTGATTTCAACAATTTCTGTGTTAAAACCTTTTAAATAGGTTTTCATTACCTGACGATATTCAGGGTGAATCGCACTGGAACAAACAATTTTATTTTTTTCCTTATGCCGTATAGAAAGCAATGCCGCCTCCGCCAATGCGGTTGAGCCGTCATACATAGATGCGTTTGCTACGTCCATTGCGGTCAATTCGCACATGAGGGTCTGAAATTCATACATCACCTGAAGCGTGCCCTGGCTGACTTCCGGTTGGTAAGGCGTGTAGCAGGTATAAAATTCACTACGTGACGCCAGATGGTTAACAACAGAAGGAATAAAATGGTCATAGGCGCCTGCGCCTAAAAACGAAGAATAATCATCCGTTGTTTTATTCTTTTTGCTTAATTTTTTTATGGCATGCAGCACCTCCGGTTCTGATAAACCGGGTGGGAGTGACAGGGAAAAGTTTCTTAATGCTTCGGGGATTTCACCAAGAAGTGCATCCAGGGAGGATATGCCCATATCTTCAAGCATCTTTTTTTTATCGGATTCTGTATTTGAAATATAATCCATACATACTGCCTCAACAAACAAAAATGACCGATTCGGCCGTTTGTTTCACATTGAAATATAACCGGACGGAATGGTATTTTCTCTGCCACAAAAAATAATTACCGTTGATGATACTCCTGGATCGACCTTACATCAAGGGTTCCGCTTTTTAATGCCTCTATCGCTCTTACGGCTGCTACAGCGCCGGCAACGGTAGTAAAATAAGGAATTTGATAGGTAAGAGCAGTTCTTCTGATGGAGAAAGACGCCTCCTGCGCAGCCTTTCCCTCTGCCGTGTTTATGACGAGTTGTACTTCATTATTCTTTATATGGTCAACGATATTCGGGCGCCCTTCTATTACTTTTAAAACGGGCGTAACAGAAATATTTTCTTCTGAGAGTGCCGCTGCAGTGCCCTTTGTAGCCGTTATTTTAAATCCCATTTGGAGCAGCTTTTTTGCTATTTGCACGATAGGTTTCTTATCCTTATCCCTTACACTTATAAAAACGGAGCCGACTAATGGGAGGCAGTAATTGGCAGACATCTGCGCCTTTGCGTATGCGCGCCCGAAATCTTTATCCAGTCCCATAACTTCTCCAGTCGATTTCATTTCAGGCCCCAGCAATGTATCAACCCCTTTAAACTTTAAAAAGGGGAAAACCGCCTCTTTTACGGCAG from Candidatus Kuenenia stuttgartiensis carries:
- the gcvPA gene encoding aminomethyl-transferring glycine dehydrogenase subunit GcvPA, which produces MDYISNTESDKKKMLEDMGISSLDALLGEIPEALRNFSLSLPPGLSEPEVLHAIKKLSKKNKTTDDYSSFLGAGAYDHFIPSVVNHLASRSEFYTCYTPYQPEVSQGTLQVMYEFQTLMCELTAMDVANASMYDGSTALAEAALLSIRHKEKNKIVCSSAIHPEYRQVMKTYLKGFNTEIVEINCPEGTTDMHQLEASLADNTAAVLVQSPNFFGCVEDMQEISAIAHKHDALFVACVNPISLGILMPPGEYNADIAVGEGQVLGNYLNYGGPYLGFFTVKNELLRKMPGRIAGETVDKAGRRCIVLTLQPREQHIRREKATSNICTNQALLALRACIYLCALGKKGIAEIGNLNIQKSHYAFERLCNLDIFEPVFHNPFFNEFVLKAKNDFRIASIIRRMQEKGIHCGIDISQYYPGMVNCMLLCVTETKTKESIDHLVNEFTKCT